From Selenomonas sp. AB3002, one genomic window encodes:
- a CDS encoding HepT-like ribonuclease domain-containing protein: protein MNDRDIQLIEHMIRYCKEITGTVSFFGNDKAAFLENYIYFNSCSTPILQIGELAKRVSDDLIKSHPEIPWRQIKGARDYFVHDYLSIDKEMAWDMIEKDIPPLYEKLCNILKTK, encoded by the coding sequence ATGAACGATAGAGACATCCAACTCATTGAGCACATGATCCGCTATTGCAAAGAAATAACAGGAACAGTCAGCTTCTTTGGTAATGATAAAGCCGCCTTCTTAGAAAACTATATTTATTTCAATTCCTGCTCCACTCCCATCCTGCAAATAGGAGAACTTGCCAAACGGGTTTCTGATGACCTGATTAAAAGTCACCCAGAAATTCCTTGGCGACAAATCAAAGGTGCCAGGGATTACTTCGTTCACGACTACCTGTCAATAGACAAGGAAATGGCCTGGGACATGATAGAGAAGGATATTCCACCCCTATACGAAAAACTTTGCAACATATTGAAAACCAAGTAA
- a CDS encoding nucleotidyltransferase domain-containing protein codes for MLTIKKISELIKPICDKYPIHRAYLFGSYARGEEKDTSDVDIRIESDIKNLLVMGGFYADIKEALGSELDILSRLPDSEKFKSNLRRDEVLIYER; via the coding sequence ATGCTTACCATAAAAAAAATCAGTGAACTCATAAAGCCTATATGCGACAAGTACCCCATACACCGTGCCTACCTCTTCGGTTCCTATGCTCGTGGAGAAGAAAAAGATACTTCCGACGTGGACATACGCATAGAATCCGATATCAAGAACCTCCTGGTCATGGGCGGCTTCTACGCTGATATAAAGGAAGCTCTCGGCAGTGAGCTAGATATCCTTAGCCGCTTGCCAGATTCAGAAAAATTCAAGTCTAATCTTCGTAGAGACGAGGTTTTAATCTATGAACGATAG
- a CDS encoding RluA family pseudouridine synthase — translation MTTFQVALSEALATMPAKAFLRQQGISNTLWKRIKHSGTFKVNGEIVNAARTMLKDGDTVSYQVEKPTDIEPEALPLDIRYEDEYLLIVNKPPGQLVHPTTKEAHGTLAGAVLYHYKGNGEAHSYHPIHRLDRDTSGLVLIAKEPQVQYLLAARDGTKLFHREYLAIVEGRPKPPEGLIDAPIARALPSIILRKVSPEGKEARTHYKTLSCFAREGHELSLVELRLETGRTHQIRVHMSHLGHPLAGDDLYGGSLDLMQRQALHAYRLHFPHPVTKESIDIKAELPADMQQLLP, via the coding sequence TGGCGACTATGCCCGCCAAGGCTTTTTTGCGCCAGCAAGGCATATCAAATACCCTCTGGAAACGCATCAAGCACTCCGGCACCTTCAAGGTCAACGGGGAAATCGTCAACGCCGCCCGCACCATGCTGAAAGATGGTGACACCGTGAGCTATCAGGTGGAAAAGCCCACAGATATTGAGCCGGAAGCCCTCCCCCTCGACATACGCTATGAAGATGAATATCTGCTGATTGTAAACAAGCCCCCCGGTCAGCTGGTACACCCCACCACCAAAGAAGCACATGGCACTTTGGCAGGTGCTGTCCTCTACCATTATAAAGGCAACGGCGAGGCTCACAGCTACCACCCCATCCACCGTCTGGACAGGGACACCTCAGGGCTGGTGCTCATAGCCAAGGAGCCTCAGGTCCAGTACCTGCTGGCCGCCAGGGACGGCACGAAACTCTTCCACAGGGAATATCTGGCCATAGTGGAAGGCAGACCGAAGCCGCCAGAAGGCCTTATCGACGCCCCCATCGCCCGGGCCCTGCCCAGCATCATCCTGCGAAAAGTCTCCCCGGAGGGCAAGGAGGCCCGCACCCACTATAAAACTCTCTCCTGCTTTGCAAGAGAGGGACATGAACTGAGCCTGGTGGAACTCAGGCTGGAAACAGGCCGCACCCACCAGATCAGGGTACACATGAGTCATCTCGGCCATCCCCTGGCAGGCGACGACCTCTACGGCGGCAGCCTGGATTTAATGCAGCGACAGGCCCTCCACGCTTACAGATTGCATTTCCCTCACCCTGTTACCAAAGAGTCAATAGATATCAAGGCAGAACTGCCCGCAGATATGCAGCAGCTGCTGCCATGA